A stretch of Shinella zoogloeoides DNA encodes these proteins:
- a CDS encoding sulfite exporter TauE/SafE family protein, producing MTVFDAIFLFVAGFLSGVVNAIAGGGTFLTFGAMSLIGLPPIVANATSSITQFPGYVTSTLAYAKEIRADWKEALLLGALSLVGGLAGALLLLSLSNPSFRALVPWLLLAATAIFAAGPYLKPKTLSPEKPISPLGLAGQFVTSIYGGFFGAGMGIMTLAVLGLTKGGDYHRLNALKNFVAVVIAAMAVIVFASGGVIGWPQAAVMVPAAALGGWSGVWAARRVPQPVIRVLVVAVGLALTVYYFLKG from the coding sequence ATGACCGTTTTCGATGCCATCTTTCTGTTCGTCGCCGGCTTCCTGTCCGGCGTGGTGAATGCCATTGCCGGCGGGGGTACGTTCCTTACCTTCGGGGCGATGTCGCTGATCGGCCTGCCGCCCATCGTCGCCAACGCCACCTCCTCGATCACGCAGTTCCCGGGCTATGTCACCTCGACGCTCGCCTATGCCAAGGAAATCCGCGCCGACTGGAAGGAAGCGCTGCTGCTCGGCGCGCTGTCGCTGGTCGGTGGCCTTGCCGGGGCGCTGCTGCTGCTCTCGCTCTCCAATCCCTCGTTCCGCGCGCTGGTGCCCTGGCTGCTGCTGGCGGCGACCGCGATTTTCGCGGCCGGGCCTTACCTCAAGCCGAAGACGCTCAGCCCGGAAAAACCGATCTCGCCGCTCGGCCTTGCCGGCCAGTTCGTCACCTCCATCTATGGCGGCTTCTTCGGCGCGGGCATGGGCATCATGACGCTCGCCGTGCTGGGCCTCACCAAGGGCGGTGACTATCACCGGCTGAACGCGCTGAAGAATTTCGTCGCCGTCGTCATTGCCGCCATGGCGGTTATCGTCTTCGCCAGCGGCGGGGTGATCGGCTGGCCGCAGGCCGCCGTCATGGTGCCGGCGGCGGCGCTTGGTGGCTGGTCCGGCGTATGGGCGGCGCGGCGCGTGCCGCAGCCGGTGATCCGCGTGCTGGTGGTGGCGGTCGGCCTTGCGCTGACGGTCTATTATTTCCTGAAGGGCTGA
- the rimM gene encoding ribosome maturation factor RimM (Essential for efficient processing of 16S rRNA), which produces MAKLENPVLMGTVGAAQGLRGEVRVKSYTIDPTSIGDYGHLHTEDGRSFEVLEVREAKNVVVVRFRGVNDRNAAEALNGIELYIERDNLPDEELDEDEFFYADLEGLEAVDTTGRSHGTVTGIFDFGAGDLLELKGPGKRPVLIPFSEAAVLEIDLEGGRLLIDATAAGLVDDEKDGPGSRRRRPPQGEGE; this is translated from the coding sequence ATGGCGAAACTGGAAAATCCCGTCCTCATGGGCACCGTCGGCGCGGCACAGGGCCTGCGCGGCGAGGTCCGTGTGAAATCCTACACAATCGACCCGACCTCCATCGGCGACTACGGCCATCTGCACACCGAGGACGGCCGGTCCTTCGAGGTGCTGGAGGTGCGCGAGGCGAAGAACGTCGTCGTCGTGCGCTTTCGCGGCGTCAACGACCGCAACGCCGCCGAGGCGCTGAACGGCATCGAACTCTATATCGAGCGCGACAACCTGCCGGACGAGGAACTGGACGAGGACGAGTTCTTCTATGCCGACCTCGAAGGCCTGGAAGCCGTCGACACGACCGGCCGCAGCCACGGCACCGTCACCGGCATCTTCGATTTCGGCGCGGGCGACCTGCTCGAACTCAAGGGGCCGGGCAAGCGCCCCGTGCTCATTCCCTTCTCCGAAGCCGCGGTGCTGGAAATCGACCTCGAAGGCGGCCGCCTCCTGATCGACGCCACCGCCGCCGGTCTCGTCGACGACGAGAAGGACGGCCCCGGCAGCCGTCGTCGCCGCCCGCCGCAGGGCGAGGGAGAATAA
- a CDS encoding amino acid ABC transporter permease: MAPVSPGTGKDDYPWWLVALAVIALALAGVIVTNDIYAQVFSVVLKGLWVTIFVTLVAFMLATMLGLGVALMALSESKALRQIARFYTEVIRGVPILVLLFYIAFVGAPALVAAINVVIAPLVAAGTTEPMQVRDLSLMWRAIIALMIGYSAFIGEVFRAGIQSVDKGQVEAAKALGLSRVQRFRLVVFPQAIRVILPPLGNDFVAMVKDSSLVSVLGVADVTQMGKVYASGSFRFFETYSIVAYVYLILTIGLSLALRGLERRLRRNVAH, translated from the coding sequence ATGGCTCCCGTTTCGCCCGGCACCGGCAAGGACGACTATCCCTGGTGGCTGGTCGCGCTTGCCGTGATCGCGCTGGCGCTTGCCGGCGTGATCGTCACCAACGATATCTACGCGCAGGTTTTCAGCGTCGTGCTGAAGGGACTGTGGGTGACGATCTTCGTGACCCTCGTCGCCTTCATGCTCGCCACCATGCTCGGCCTCGGCGTGGCGCTGATGGCGCTTTCCGAGAGCAAGGCGCTGCGGCAGATCGCGCGGTTCTACACGGAGGTCATCCGTGGCGTGCCGATCCTCGTGCTTCTTTTCTACATAGCCTTCGTCGGCGCGCCGGCGCTGGTGGCGGCGATCAACGTCGTCATCGCCCCGCTCGTCGCCGCCGGCACGACGGAACCCATGCAGGTGCGCGACCTCTCCTTGATGTGGCGGGCGATCATCGCGCTGATGATCGGCTATTCCGCCTTCATCGGCGAGGTTTTTCGCGCGGGCATCCAGTCCGTCGACAAGGGGCAGGTCGAGGCGGCCAAGGCCCTCGGCCTCTCGCGCGTCCAGCGCTTCCGCCTCGTCGTCTTCCCGCAGGCGATCCGCGTCATCCTGCCGCCGCTCGGCAACGATTTCGTGGCGATGGTGAAGGATTCGTCCCTCGTCTCCGTGCTCGGCGTCGCCGACGTCACCCAGATGGGCAAGGTCTACGCCTCCGGCTCCTTCCGCTTCTTCGAGACCTATTCCATCGTCGCCTATGTCTATCTCATCCTCACCATCGGCCTGTCGCTGGCCCTGCGGGGGCTGGAAAGGCGGCTCAGGCGCAATGTCGCGCATTGA
- the rpsP gene encoding 30S ribosomal protein S16 yields MSLKIRLARGGSKKRPYYQIVVADARSPRDGRFLEKLGAWNPMLGKDDANRVQIDTDRAKEWLAKGAQPTDRVARFLDEAGVLKREARNNPDKAKPGKKALERAAEKKQKEEDAAAAAAGE; encoded by the coding sequence ATGTCCCTGAAGATTCGTCTCGCCCGCGGCGGTTCCAAGAAGCGCCCGTACTACCAGATCGTCGTTGCCGACGCCCGCTCCCCGCGTGACGGCCGCTTCCTCGAGAAGCTCGGCGCCTGGAACCCGATGCTCGGCAAGGACGACGCAAACCGCGTCCAGATCGACACCGACCGCGCCAAGGAATGGCTCGCCAAGGGCGCACAGCCCACCGACCGCGTTGCCCGCTTCCTCGACGAAGCCGGCGTTCTGAAGCGCGAAGCCCGCAACAACCCGGACAAGGCAAAGCCGGGCAAGAAGGCTCTCGAGCGCGCCGCCGAGAAGAAGCAGAAGGAAGAAGACGCCGCTGCTGCCGCCGCTGGCGAATAA
- the trmD gene encoding tRNA (guanosine(37)-N1)-methyltransferase TrmD: MAFRATILTLYPEMFPGFLAQSLSGKALARGDWSLDCLQIRDFTTDRHRTVDDTPAGGGAGMVLKPDVLAKAIDHASEGDNRPRLLMSPRGKPLTQKRVRELAAGEGAIIVCGRFEGVDQRVIDGRQLEEVSIGDYILSGGEPAAMILLDAIVRILPGVMGNALSGEHESFEGGLLEHPHYTRPQVFEGQEIPGVLTSGNHAAIDRWRREEAEKLTRERRPDLLTDQPFRK, from the coding sequence GTGGCTTTCCGCGCCACCATCCTGACGCTCTACCCGGAGATGTTTCCAGGCTTTCTCGCCCAGTCCCTCTCCGGCAAGGCGCTGGCGCGCGGCGACTGGTCGCTCGACTGCCTGCAGATCCGCGATTTCACCACCGACCGCCACCGCACCGTCGACGACACGCCGGCCGGCGGCGGCGCGGGCATGGTGCTGAAGCCGGATGTGCTGGCCAAGGCCATCGACCATGCCTCCGAGGGTGACAACCGCCCGCGCCTCCTGATGAGCCCGCGCGGAAAACCGCTGACGCAGAAGCGCGTGCGCGAACTTGCGGCCGGCGAGGGCGCGATCATCGTCTGCGGCCGTTTCGAGGGCGTCGACCAGCGTGTGATCGACGGGCGGCAGCTCGAAGAAGTCTCCATCGGCGACTACATCCTCTCCGGCGGCGAGCCGGCGGCGATGATCCTGCTGGATGCCATCGTGCGCATCCTGCCCGGCGTCATGGGCAATGCGCTTTCCGGTGAGCATGAGAGTTTTGAAGGCGGATTGCTGGAGCATCCGCACTATACGCGCCCGCAGGTCTTCGAAGGCCAAGAAATCCCCGGCGTGCTGACCTCCGGCAACCACGCCGCCATCGACCGATGGCGGCGCGAGGAGGCGGAGAAGCTGACGCGCGAGCGCCGGCCCGATCTTCTGACCGATCAGCCCTTCAGGAAATAA
- the rplS gene encoding 50S ribosomal protein L19, with translation MNIIQQLEAEQAAKIEAKRQLPEFSPGDTVRVNVRVTEGTRTRVQAYEGVCIARSGGGINESFTVRKISYGEGVERVFPVYSPLVESVDVVRRGKVRRAKLYYLRDRRGKSARIVENTGTRARKLNDAERQAIAEEKARLEAEKVAAAQALAAEKAAAEAAEAAKAAEAAAE, from the coding sequence ATGAACATCATCCAGCAGCTCGAAGCCGAACAGGCCGCGAAGATCGAAGCCAAGCGCCAGCTCCCGGAATTCTCCCCGGGCGACACCGTCCGCGTCAACGTGCGCGTTACGGAAGGCACGCGTACCCGCGTTCAGGCCTATGAAGGCGTTTGCATCGCCCGCTCCGGCGGCGGCATCAACGAGAGCTTCACCGTTCGCAAGATTTCCTACGGCGAAGGCGTCGAGCGCGTCTTCCCCGTCTACTCGCCGCTCGTCGAAAGCGTCGACGTCGTCCGCCGCGGTAAGGTCCGCCGCGCCAAGCTCTACTACCTGCGCGATCGTCGCGGCAAGTCGGCTCGTATCGTCGAGAACACCGGCACGCGCGCCCGCAAGCTGAACGACGCCGAGCGTCAGGCCATTGCCGAGGAAAAGGCACGTCTCGAAGCCGAGAAGGTCGCAGCAGCTCAGGCGCTCGCCGCTGAAAAGGCAGCAGCAGAAGCTGCCGAAGCCGCAAAGGCCGCAGAAGCCGCCGCCGAATAA
- a CDS encoding chorismate mutase, producing MTIDPKVRQQLGEYRQSIDNIDAALVHMLAERFRCTQAVGVLKATHELPPADPAREEYQIERLRRLAKDANLDPDFAEKFLNFIIREVIRHHEAIAAEHGGANHTA from the coding sequence ATGACGATCGACCCGAAGGTCAGGCAGCAATTGGGAGAATACCGGCAGTCGATCGACAATATCGACGCTGCCCTTGTGCATATGCTCGCCGAGCGCTTCCGCTGCACCCAGGCGGTGGGCGTGCTGAAGGCGACGCATGAACTGCCGCCGGCCGATCCGGCGCGCGAGGAATACCAGATCGAGCGCCTTCGCCGCCTGGCGAAGGATGCCAATCTGGACCCGGATTTCGCGGAGAAGTTCCTGAACTTCATCATCCGCGAGGTGATCCGGCATCATGAAGCCATTGCCGCCGAACATGGCGGCGCAAACCACACCGCTTGA
- a CDS encoding transporter substrate-binding domain-containing protein produces the protein MFSRRAVLAGLAAAALMPAVAFASDLPDLGGKTVVVVTENAYPPLQFVDPKTGKQIGWEYDAMDEIAKRLNFKVEYQNASWDAMIQAVSDNQYNIGMTGITIKEDRKEKVDFSDPYMRSQQFMLVRGDETRFTDAKSFGEFKDGLIAAQPGTSPFYTAVYEILDGNEQNPRIKLFETFGATVQALQAGDVDLVLTDSVAAKGYTDASGGKLKVVGGPLGTEDFGFIFPKGSDLVAPVNAAIASLKADGTLDTLNKKWFLDYKMGQ, from the coding sequence ATGTTTTCCCGCCGCGCCGTTCTTGCAGGCCTTGCCGCCGCCGCTCTCATGCCCGCCGTCGCCTTCGCCTCCGACCTTCCCGATCTCGGCGGCAAGACCGTCGTCGTCGTCACGGAGAACGCCTATCCGCCGCTGCAGTTCGTCGACCCGAAGACCGGCAAGCAGATCGGCTGGGAATACGACGCGATGGACGAGATCGCCAAGCGCCTGAACTTCAAGGTCGAGTACCAGAACGCGAGCTGGGACGCGATGATCCAGGCCGTCTCCGACAACCAGTACAATATCGGCATGACCGGCATCACCATCAAGGAAGACCGCAAGGAGAAGGTCGACTTCTCCGATCCCTACATGCGCTCGCAGCAGTTCATGCTGGTGCGCGGCGATGAAACCCGCTTCACCGACGCCAAGAGCTTCGGCGAATTCAAGGACGGCCTGATTGCCGCGCAGCCCGGCACCTCGCCCTTCTATACCGCCGTCTACGAAATCCTCGACGGCAACGAACAGAATCCGCGCATCAAGCTGTTCGAGACCTTCGGCGCGACGGTGCAGGCGCTTCAGGCCGGCGACGTCGATCTCGTCCTGACCGACAGCGTCGCGGCCAAGGGCTATACCGATGCCTCCGGCGGCAAGCTGAAGGTGGTCGGCGGGCCGCTCGGCACCGAGGACTTCGGCTTCATCTTCCCCAAGGGCTCCGATCTCGTTGCCCCGGTCAATGCCGCCATCGCCTCGCTGAAGGCGGACGGAACGCTCGACACGCTCAACAAGAAGTGGTTCCTCGACTACAAGATGGGTCAGTAG